DNA sequence from the Flavobacterium lipolyticum genome:
CACCTGAAGGGGTAACTGTTGCTGTACCGTTATTACCTCCAAAACAGGAAACGGCTGTTGTAGTAGCAGTTCCGTCAACAGCTGTAGGCTGGCCAATAACAATACCTGTTATCGTTTTAGGACATGCGTTAGCATCTGTAATGGTAACACTATAAGTTCCGGCAGTAAGCCCGGTTGCCGTTGCGGCTGTACCTCCGGTTGGAGACCATGAATAGGTATATCCCGGTGTACCTCCTGATGGGGTTACTGTTGCTGTACCGTTAGCACTTCCAAAACAAGAAGCTGCTGTTGTAGCTACAGTGCCATCAAGAGCGGTAGCTGGTTGTCCTACCACAATACCCGTTATCGTTTTAGGACATGCGTTAGCATCTGTAATAGTAACACTATAAGTTCCGGCGGCAAGTCCTGTTGCGGTTGCTGCTGTACCTCCTGATGGAGACCACGAATAAGTGTAAGCTGGAGTACCTCCGGTTGCAGTTACTGTTGCAGTACCATTAGATCCTCCAAAACAAGAAGCGGCTGTTGTAGTTACAGTTCCATCGAGAGCTGCGGCTGGCTGACCTATAATAATATTGTTTATCGTTTTTGGACATAAGTTAGCATCTGTAATAGTAACGCTATAAGTTCCAGCTATCAAACCTGTTATAGTTTGCGTTGTGGCTCCTGTAGACCATGCATAAGTATATCCTGCAGTTCCTCCGCTAGGAGTTACTGTTGCAGTACCGTTAGCTCCTCCGAAACAAGAAACGGCTGTTGTGGATATAGTTCCATTGAGAGCTGCTGCTGGCTGCCCTACCACAATACCCGTTATCGTTTTAGGACATGCGTTAGCGTCTGTAATAGTAACGCTATAAGTTCCGGCGGTAAGTCCTGTTGCTATTGCAGCCGTACCTCCTGATGGAGCCCATGAATAAGTATATCCTGGTGTACCACCTGAAGGGGTAACCGTCGCCGTACCGTTATTCGCTCCAAAACAGGAAACTGCTGTTGTAGTAGCCGTTCCGTCAAGAGCTGTAGGCTGGCCAATAACAATACCCGTTATCGTTTTAGGACATGCGTTAGCATCTGTAATGGTAACACTATAAGTTCCGGCAGCAAGTCCCGTAGCCGTTGCGGCTGTACCTCCGGTTGGTGACCAGGAGTAAGTATATGCCGGAGTACCTCCGGTTGCCGTTACTGTTGCTGTACCGTTAGTACTTCCAAAACAAGATGCGGCTGTTGTAGTCACAGTGCCATCAAGAGCGGCAGCTGGTTGTCCTACCACAATACCCGTTATCGTTTTAGGACATGCGTTAGCATCTGTAATAGTAACACTATAAGTTCCGGCGGCAAGTCCTGTTGCGGTTGCTGCTGTACCTCCTGATGGAGCCCATGAATAGGTGTATCCAGGTGTACCTCCTGATGGTGTAACTGTTGCTGTACCGTTACTACCTCCAAAACAAGAAGCGGCTGTGGTAGTAACAGTTCCGTCAAGTGCGGCAGCAGGCTGACCTATAACAATATTGTTTATTGTTTTAGGACAATTGTTAGCATCTGTGATGATCACACTATAAGTTCCGGCTACACGGCCTGTTATAGTTTGCGTTGTAGCTCCGGTAGACCATAAGTAGGTATATCCAGGTGTACCTCCAGTTGGAGTTATTGTTGCTGTACCGTTACTGCCTCCAAAACAGGAAACAGCCGTTGTCGTAGGCAGTCCATTTAGTGCTGTTGGTTGTGTTATCGAGAAGTTTCTGGTAATTTGTGTCAATTCAGCATCGGTAATTGTAACGGTGTATGCATTTGCAGACAGTCCGGTTGCCGATGATCCGGTACCTCCTGCAGGAGACCATGAGTAGGTATAGGGAGTAACTCCGCCAATTACGGTAACACTGGCAGCACCAGTAGTTCCTCCGTTACAAGCCACATCTGTTTTTGAGGTGGAAGAAGTGGCTAAAGCAGCCGATGTTACGAAAGTTGACTCGGCACCATAAGCTGTACCGGCAGTATTCTTTGCATAAGCTCTGTAATGAATAGTCGAACCAGGAGTTAATCCGGTTACAGTATTACTAAAAATTCCAGTTCCAGTTCCGATTTGAAATTTATTGTTTGCGATCGTCGGGCTTGCTGTTGTTGCCCAAACGATTCCTCTTTCTACATTGGCATCTCCGCCATCTGCAGTTACATTTCCTCCAATAATTGCTTTCGTTGAACCCACATTTGTTGCGGTTGTAGTAGTTACTGTTGGTAAACTTACCCCATCAACCCAGGTAAAATTATCAATTGCAAAATAATCGTAATTGGCGCTTAGCTGAATTTCAAGCTGGTCAATGTTGATATTGGTAAAATTTGAAACTCCGTCTGTCGCGAAGTTGACAGGGATAAAACCTTTATTAGGTAAGGCAACACCAATGTTTGCGCCAGTAGTGCTTTTTACAATAGAGAATTGTGTTACACCTCCAAGTTTTCCGGTTAAGGTAACCGAACCAGGTGCGCCATCAAAGGTACTATTAGGAGTCTGACCAGAAGTACCGGTAAGGTAAATCCATAAACTATTCATCTTAAAGCTTCCGGAGGCAGCTGTAATGTATCCGGTTTGTCCTAAACTTTCGGCTAATCCGCCATCCGTAACCTGTATAAATCGGTTTGAACCGTTATAGCCTAAACCTGCAAATTGAACAGTAGTAAAGCTAATGTAAGTGTTAGTCAGATTAAAGGTCTTACCATTGCTGGTAAAGTTAGGCTGGTTAATTGTCTGAGCTTCGAAGGTCTCTACTGTTTGTGCAGTCAATTGCTGCAGCGTAAAAAACAGTAGAATGAGTAATAGGTAGAGTTTTTTCATAATTAACTGATATTAGATTTATCATTTTGTATTCTTACATTTGTTTTTCAGTTTCAACTTTAAAGCTTTAACTAAAATTGAGTATCATGTATAAACAAGAGCTTACGATTATTGTTCAATCTATCATTGCGTCAAATACTATTGATGAACACACCACATGTGCGCGAAACCTTTCAGAATTTTATGAAAAAATCGCAACAGTTAACCATTTTGAGAACAACGAAGTTCTTGTGAAAGGTGGCGTTGCCTTGTCAAGCTCTGGTGCGGCAGACTGTGTTGACGATTATTTACGCACGGTTTATTTCATAAAAGGCGTTTATAAGGCTCTGACAAAATTGTGTATTGATTTTCCAGAGAGAAGTATTAATGTTCTTTATGCGGGTTGTGGCCCTTATGCAACTTTAATTCTTCCTTTACTTCCTTTGTTTCATAAAGATAGAATTAAAGCCATTTTACTGGATATCAATACTGCTTCTATAGCATCTGTACATCATATTTTATCGGTGACCGGTTTAAACGATTATTCATTAGAATTAATCGAAACAGATGCCATTACATATACAAAACCATATGATTTTGAAATTGATTTGGCCATTTCCGAAACGATGCATTATGCTCTTACCCGAGAGCCGCAAGTGGCGATTACACGAAACATTGTTTCGCAGCTGTCTTCACATGGAATTTTAATTCCCGAAGAAATCAAAATCGATTTGGCTTTTACCTTTTTCGATCATGAGCCGTCACTTAAAGATGCTAAAACAGAGGTTAAGGGCCACAATGAAATGCAGCCCTATCCTCATAGTGTATTTGTAGATAGATTATTTACAATAAGCAAAGAACTTTTTGGCAATAGAAGTCAGGATTTAGAATTTAAAAGTGACTTTTATAATCTGCCCGATGATTTTAGTAACCATCCCGATGTGTGTATTTTTACTGAAATCAGGATATTTGAAGACATCGAATTAAAAACTGCGGAGTCTTATATTACAAACCCTTTTTGTCTTGTTTCTATGTACAATCTTACAGAGTATTCTGAAATTCAGTTTTTATACGACTTCAGCGATATACCCAAATGGTCTTATAATGTAAAAAATGCTCTTAAATAGTTTAATTTCTGGAAGGGAAAATTCCTTCTAGACAAATGATATAAGATAATGCTACATAAGGCTGCATTATTGAGATAGGCAGATTGCTACCAGTGGCACCAGTGGTTACATTGCTTAATAAATCGACACTTGGAGTTGCTGTTGCAAAGCCTAATGTTGGTGCAAAAACTCTCGATACAAGAGCTCCCGGTATTGCTATCGATGCTCCGGCTACCGGTGTTGAATCTGATGCATTTGTTGCACTCACAGAAATTTTACCAGGTCCTGCGTGAACGTGAGCAGGAAGGTTGCTTGTTAAAATTGAAACGTTTGGTGTACCTGCAGCTTGTCCAAGAACGTAAGTTCCTCCAGGTGAAGTTCCTTGTCCAATAGCTGTTGCACCTTGTAGATTTGGTAAAGCGAAAGTAGTCTGACCATTTCCTCCATAGGTTGTACCAAGGATTGAGAATAATGCCGTATTTTGTGCAATTGACAATATTTGTCCGTTACAAAAGGCCCAGCCTCTTGGGGCAAAATTTCCCGCAAAAAGTTTTACAACTCCAATGAATTCTTCCATAGTGTTTAGTGTTAATAGGTTAGTGTTTATATTTGTTTTTGATATTACTTGTGTTTTTAACTAAGAAATAAAAGGACAATTTTTATATTTCAACTAAGATATAAAATATAAAACTCTCAAAAACAGGTGTTTCTACCTGTTTTTCTCTTCTAAAACAGGTTAAAACTAAGAATCTTAGGCACCGAAACTGAAAAATATGTCATGAGAAAGGTTTTTATTGTCATGAAATATCTTTTTAATGTCGGAAACACTAATAATGAGTGAGATAAATCGCAAGTAGCAGAAAAATGAGCCACATCCTTATGTTTATTGGTGTTTTGCACGATTTTACGGTAGAAATATGATAGTTGTAGGAGGTATAGTACAACCTAAGCTTTCTATTGACACATTATTATGAAAATTATGGAGAAAAAATTCTGCACCAAATACTAAGATCGTTGCGGCAAATTCGTAATTACTTGCAGTATGCTTTGCTTTAACAAGTGACACTTTACAAAGCTGATATCGAACAAGATCTCCTATCAATATTGACGTAACATAAAGCATCAGATGTTAATATAATGTTTTATAACGAGCTCAGTTTATTAATGTAAACGTAACCTTCCAGACCTACCCTCAGCTTTAATTTTGAAGACATATTATAAACAACACAATTGTAGTATATGTCATTTTTTAAAATCAGAATACATCGCTGTATAAAGATTGGATCGAAAGTCTTATTTCGAACACTCCATTCGCCAAATCATTCAAAAACAGTGTCTCATGTATAAGAAGTTTACAGATGAGGAGCTTGTTGAGTTATTGAGACAAGGAAAAGATAAAGCGTTTGATGAATTGTATTTCCGATATCGGGATGTATTGGTTCGGTTTGTTTATGTGAGGATGAAGTCGGTTCCGGTTTCCGAAGAGATTGTTCAGGAAGTTTTTGCAACAATTTGGGAAAGACGAAAGAGTTTGGTTATTCAAAAGCAATTTTCAGCTTATATCTACACCTCTGTTCGGTATACCACTTTAGATTATATAAAATTGCATACCCTCACCGATCAGTATATAAGAGAGGTTATAGACAGAAACACCAATGATTGCGACGGCAGCAACACTACCGAAGATTCTATTTATTATGAAGAACTGCAGGAAGCCGTTGATAAGGCTGCGTTATTGCTTCCTAAAAAATCCAAAGAAGTTTTTATTCTCAGCAGAATCAAACATTACACCAACAAAGAAATAGCCGAAGAACTTAATGTTTCGCACGAAACGGTAAAGTATCACATTGCCTACGCATTAAAGTTTATGCGAAACTACCTGGGTGAATTTAACTAATAGCAGATGGCTAATGTAAGGTTATGCATTTTTTCTTAACAAAAGCGTAACCTTAAGCGCCTACCTGAAATTACTATTTCTAAGACATACTATTAAAGAGATAAACACATTATAATGCCTGAAAAATCACATCAAGATATAAAACTTTTTTTAGAAGGGAAGCCCTCTTTAAATGGGGAAGAATTATGGAATAACTGGTACGATCATCCTGAAGAAATATTCGACACGATAGCATTGATCACATCAGACCAATCGAAGTTAAAAAAGGAAATTCAAAATATTAAAAAAACGAATAAGGTTATTTCTTTTCCTAATAGTAATTGGGCGGTGGCAGCTTCTTTGTTATTTGTAGTTAGCTTGTCCTGTTTCCTTTATTTATCCTCGCTAAAAACCATTACCAGGCAATATGCGACAAGAGCAGGAGAACATGCTAAAATAGTTTTAAGTGACGGAACTCAGATATGGCTTAATGCCGGAAGCCATGTAAAATATCCGGTTACTTTTAAGGGGGATACCAGAGAAATCTATTTAACCGGAGAAGCCTTTTTTGATGTAGCCAAAGATAAAAAGCATCCTTTTATCATTCATACCGATAAAATGGATACCAAAGTACTGGGAACGAGTTTTAACGTGCAGGCTTATCCGGATCAGACTACTCAGGAAGTTTCGGTGCTGACGGGAAGAGTGAATGTCAAATCAACTGTGACCGAAGAAAATGTATATGTAACTCCGGGGCAAAAAGTGGTTTTTAAATCGCACAGTAACAAACTTCAGACGTTTAAGGATATCCCAATGAACTCAATTTCGCTATGGCGGAAACACATTATCGTTTTTGAAGATGCCCCTTTACCGGAAGTCATTGCAACGATCAATCGAAATTATAACGTAACCGTTCAGATTGCAAACAAAAATTTAAACAACTTAAAAATTAGTGCTTATTTCAAAGAACTTCCGGCAGGACAGGTCGTTGCTTTGGTGTGCAATATTATCAATGCAGATTACAAAATAGAGTCGGGGACTTATGTCATCCGTTAAGTTTAAAAAATACGGTTGAGAGAAAAATAGTTCGCATAGCGCAATGCGGGTTAGCGGAGTGGAGAGAATTTTTAAAATCTCCAATTCCTGTTTCGATCAGCCGGAATACAATTCCCTTAAAAATCAAATTAAAAAATCTACGTAGAAAACCGTTCCACAATCAAAAACAATTAAAAAACACACAATCATGAATAAAAAGCAAATGCGGTATGTCGTAAAGGCTCAGAGCATTAATAAATCGGTACTAATGAAGGCACTGCTTTTCGTGGCGCTATTTTTTATCGGATTAACCGTAAAAGCGGCCCGTTTTGATATCGGTAAAAGAGTAACTTTAAAAGTAGAAAATGAAAGTATAAAGAGTGTTTTTCAGAAGATTGAAAAACAGGTCGACGTGCATTTTATGTACGAAACCAATCAGGTCAATACCAATCAAAAGATTAGTTTAAAACTTAACAATGTACCTCTGGAGCAGGCTTTGGATAAAATATGCAGCAATCTCTTGTTGAGATATGAAATGGTCAGCAATAATATTGTGATTAAGAAAAGCATAAAAGTTTCAGACGTCGGTCAGGGTAAAATAAGCATTTCGGGAACTGTTTTTGGCGGTGATGACGGAATGCCGTTACCGGGTGTTGGAATCAAAGACAAAGATTCGGATGCAACAGCCACAACAGATTTTGACGGAACTTTTAAAATCGAAATCAATTCGTCTGCAGCAGTACTTGTTTTTTCCTATGTAGGTTATGTGACGCAGGAAGTAAAAGTAACACAATCCGATAAAAACATAAGTGTAAAATTGGCGGCCGACATGAAACAACTGCAGGAAGTGGTTGTAATGGGATACGGAAGCGTAAAAAAGAATGAAGTTTTAGGATCAGTAGGAACCGTTTCGATGAAAGAAACCTCAAGCAGAACCTACAATAGTGCCGCAGAATTACTGCAAGGAACAGTGGCAGGTGTTACCGTAATTAATAATGGTGGTGATCCAACTGCCGAGCCTACAATTAATATAAGAGGTATCGGATCTTTGAACGCCGAAACACCACTGATTGTTTTAGACGGAATTATTTACAGCGGTTCTTTAAACACTTTAAATCCAAACGATATTGCTTCGATAAGTGTTTTAAAAGATGCGGCTTCTGCAGCAATTTATGGAGCAAGAGCTTCGGGAGGAGTGATTTTAATTACCTCTAAAAAAGGAGTTTCGGAACGCATAAACATCAATGTAAATTATCAGGGAGGTTTTCAAAACGTAGCTAAAAAGTTAGACGTTTTAAATGCGGCGGAATATGCGGATGCGATGAACACCGCCAGAGATAATGCAGGTATGCCGAGAATTCCGGCTTTTGATCCGGCTTTTGAACCAACAGCCAGAACAACAAAGACCAATTGGATGGATGAAATTTTCCGTACTGGCGAAATTCAGGATTTGTCTATTTCGGTAAATGGTAAAACGGAGAAATCTAATTTCTTTATTTCCGGAAGTTACCGCAAAAACGAAGGAATATTGTTAAATACCTACGGAACCCGTTATACGGCGAGAGCCAATTCTTCTTTTAAACTGGCACCTAATTTTACAGTGGGTGAAAATTTGTCGTACTCTTTAACAGATGGTCAGGCAGCCAATACAACAAGTGGTTACACAGGAGCCATTTTAGCAGCGATCTTTTATCCGCCAAACGCGACAATCTATAGAGAAGATGGTTCAGGAAAGTTTGGAGGCGTTCCTGAAAAATATATAGGTTCTTATGGAGACGTAATCAATCCGGTGGCCTATTTAAAAAGACTGGACAACCGCAATCCGATTTCGACTGTTTTGATTAATCCTTATGCAGAATGGGAAATCGTATCAGGTTTAAAATTTAAATCAAACTGGGGATATACCAGAATTCAGAACAACGCAACCGATTTTGCGGTAAAAATAACAGAGCCGGGTAAAATATTTGACTTTAACCGATTAACAAAATCTTCTGCTACCACAACTGACTTATTAAGCGAGCAGACACTTTCTTATGAAAAATCATTAGGGAAGCACAATTTTAAAGCACTTGCCGGATATACCTATCAGCAAACCAAAAGAGATTTTTATACCGTGCAGGGAACAGGCTTTGATAATGAAGATCCATCACAGCGTTATTTATTAAATGCTAAGTTAG
Encoded proteins:
- a CDS encoding RNA polymerase sigma-70 factor, with the translated sequence MYKKFTDEELVELLRQGKDKAFDELYFRYRDVLVRFVYVRMKSVPVSEEIVQEVFATIWERRKSLVIQKQFSAYIYTSVRYTTLDYIKLHTLTDQYIREVIDRNTNDCDGSNTTEDSIYYEELQEAVDKAALLLPKKSKEVFILSRIKHYTNKEIAEELNVSHETVKYHIAYALKFMRNYLGEFN
- a CDS encoding FecR family protein, which produces MPEKSHQDIKLFLEGKPSLNGEELWNNWYDHPEEIFDTIALITSDQSKLKKEIQNIKKTNKVISFPNSNWAVAASLLFVVSLSCFLYLSSLKTITRQYATRAGEHAKIVLSDGTQIWLNAGSHVKYPVTFKGDTREIYLTGEAFFDVAKDKKHPFIIHTDKMDTKVLGTSFNVQAYPDQTTQEVSVLTGRVNVKSTVTEENVYVTPGQKVVFKSHSNKLQTFKDIPMNSISLWRKHIIVFEDAPLPEVIATINRNYNVTVQIANKNLNNLKISAYFKELPAGQVVALVCNIINADYKIESGTYVIR
- a CDS encoding SusC/RagA family TonB-linked outer membrane protein; its protein translation is MNKKQMRYVVKAQSINKSVLMKALLFVALFFIGLTVKAARFDIGKRVTLKVENESIKSVFQKIEKQVDVHFMYETNQVNTNQKISLKLNNVPLEQALDKICSNLLLRYEMVSNNIVIKKSIKVSDVGQGKISISGTVFGGDDGMPLPGVGIKDKDSDATATTDFDGTFKIEINSSAAVLVFSYVGYVTQEVKVTQSDKNISVKLAADMKQLQEVVVMGYGSVKKNEVLGSVGTVSMKETSSRTYNSAAELLQGTVAGVTVINNGGDPTAEPTINIRGIGSLNAETPLIVLDGIIYSGSLNTLNPNDIASISVLKDAASAAIYGARASGGVILITSKKGVSERININVNYQGGFQNVAKKLDVLNAAEYADAMNTARDNAGMPRIPAFDPAFEPTARTTKTNWMDEIFRTGEIQDLSISVNGKTEKSNFFISGSYRKNEGILLNTYGTRYTARANSSFKLAPNFTVGENLSYSLTDGQAANTTSGYTGAILAAIFYPPNATIYREDGSGKFGGVPEKYIGSYGDVINPVAYLKRLDNRNPISTVLINPYAEWEIVSGLKFKSNWGYTRIQNNATDFAVKITEPGKIFDFNRLTKSSATTTDLLSEQTLSYEKSLGKHNFKALAGYTYQQTKRDFYTVQGTGFDNEDPSQRYLLNAKLVQQVEAGMSEEIISSYVGRLNYDFNQKYLISGIIRRDGTSKLTSDNRWKVYPSVSAGWLISEEGFMKSIDPLVSNLKLRASWGQIGNLGNLGPYQFSVPLTQTQALIGSSPVISYGYSESELSNPNLRWESSEQSNVGLDFTMFNNALSGSVDAYIKTNKDMLVRDQLPGVSGTPLGRIVNSGNVENKGIEASLTYQKTRGEFKFDVTANAAFLSNKIVSIKDDLTSLEPLNLSRVRSLSLANIYQVGSPVGAFYGYSTDGLFQSNAEAKAYVNNKGVVYQPNAVAGDIKFKDVNGDGVINNSDRVVLGSPFPKTTFSLNTNFRYKGFDMNIFLSGTAGNKVFNAVKYTGVNASFPGYNLLADSKNAWSPTNTNTNIPVLSSTDNNNNFGRISDFYIEDASFLRLRNVSIGYTVKEQWLHGKAKLRFFISGQNLFTITNYSGMDPEVGLRNFGLDLGKYPLSRIYMTGVNATF
- a CDS encoding phage tail protein, with amino-acid sequence MEEFIGVVKLFAGNFAPRGWAFCNGQILSIAQNTALFSILGTTYGGNGQTTFALPNLQGATAIGQGTSPGGTYVLGQAAGTPNVSILTSNLPAHVHAGPGKISVSATNASDSTPVAGASIAIPGALVSRVFAPTLGFATATPSVDLLSNVTTGATGSNLPISIMQPYVALSYIICLEGIFPSRN